The following proteins are encoded in a genomic region of Poecilia reticulata strain Guanapo linkage group LG11, Guppy_female_1.0+MT, whole genome shotgun sequence:
- the LOC103472669 gene encoding brain-specific angiogenesis inhibitor 1 isoform X1, translating to MAWSALNGPCVALILLFXGLTSCTPSGPASATCATLEQSRFFGVFSSTTTLPSAPCSWTLQNPDPRRYNVYMKITKPTDSCVPRQIKTFQFDSFIETSRTYLGMESFDEVVRLCDASTAVTYLESSKQFLQIRKVAPRNALEVVGQEQGVSEFKAEFLVVGKRNPSMPACQMLCQWLEKCLNSSTHDYPCGIMNTPCQCWEAPKRKPGSCYRGGVYVEKCTPVPKDNGRDAEIIKSWAGWGRWSVCSQECGGGVQVRSRTCQPEDGVCEGTVEEGRACNPQLCIGKERNRSQGLRAIIGLKRDSADESNPGAVATQTDAKTDEWASWSPCSVSCGEGWQSRSRLCATSSFTTQCTGPLRENRQCNNSVVCPVDGAWDEWTPWSLCSSTCGRGYRDRTRTCKQPENGGQPCRGPTRQTKFCNIAVCPVDGSWNEWSAWSSCSASCSNGTMQRTRECNGPSYGGSECHGGWKETANCFLKDCPVNGTWHPWSSWGSCSKTCGGGIQQRQRVCEGPFFGGESCPGDTREQKRCNEKRCPEPHEICPEHNTGDIVWKKTPAGDVAAVSCPADASGLILRRCTLDERGFASWENPIYTQCVSKNYENIQMLSRDYTTKAQIGQSVDGVAEVISRVRFSSDEKAKYSGDLLAIMEILKNTTELYKATRLRLSNADVENYVQTISNLLKEEHHDKWEEAQLMGANIKGFLRLVEEFVNMIGVQMSGFQDIYEVTENLVLSIHKRPTTTSSNFTFPVKGWRGRPDWVSTSEEKISVSRDALSLRSADANDAFVTGIVLYRNLSSVMSFQSNTTLFNSKVVTVIVSPAPTFLSTPVEVEFPHLRNDTINETCLSWDESETSSLLGSWSARSCRAVXVHSHRTKCVCDSLSTFAILARVNSDSNMDRANLPSVTLIVGCGVSSLTLLLLIIIYVSVWKYIRSERSVILINFCLSIICSNALILVGQTQARNKVMCTLVAALLHFFFLSSFCWVLTEAWQSYMAVTGRLRNRIIRKRFLCLGWGLPALVVAVSVGFTKAKGYGTVSYCWLSLEGGLLYSFVGPAAAVVLVNMVIGILVFNKLVSKDGITDVKLKERAGASLWSSCVVLPLLALTWMSAVLAITDRRSALFQILFAVFDSLEGFIIVMVHCILRREVQEAVKCRVVDRKDDGNGDSGSSHHNGHPQHMQSDNEKDGDSNRQGMKSSSEEKMPPPQMPLPMGSNFHTLPSKGSHMQAVPEYSSHTLTLKREKSRLAGGVDPSCGNPVYVCEGELFKQLDADLALAQAEGSMSDGSGYVLMPNTTSTLRSKPKDDATKYNISVDQLPQARLMHLGGPFAEPQAAFGMGSIPPDQVSVSYSERDSPIQNIHNMSSESHITHSSLENTFESMNSMMSKSETISTLSMSSLERQKSRYAELDFEKIMHTKKRHQNMFQDLNRKLHHTEKDRESPPSDSKSVRWSVSSGGSDKTNHSDKQQXPMERSWEGVRGIPQSPPAWVRKDMEPLAASPLELHSVEWEKTSTTIPLVGQDIIDLQTEV from the exons ATGGCGTGGTCAGCTCTCAACGGCCCCTGCGTGGCCCTAATCCTGCTCTTCWTCGGTTTGACCTCCTGCACTCCCTCTGGACCAGCCTCTGCGACCTGYGCCACCTTGGAGCAGAGTCGCTTCTTTGGCGTGTTCTCCTCTACGACCACCCTGCCTTCCGCTCCTTGCTCCTGGACCCTGCAGAACCCCGATCCACGCCGCTACAAYGTCTACATGAAAATCACCAAGCCCACYGACTCCTGCGTGCCCCGCCAGATCAAGACCTTCCAGTTCGACTCCTTCATCGAGACTTCTCGCACCTACCTGGGTATGGAGAGCTTCGACGAGGTTGTCAGGCTTTGCGAYGCTTCCACTGCCGTCACCTACCTGGAGTCAAGCAAGCAATTCCTGCAGATCCGCAAGGTGGCCCCAAGGAACGCGCTGGAGGTTGTTGGGCAAGAGCAAGGTGTCAGCGAGTTCAAGGCCGAGTTTCTGGTTGTGGGGAAGAGGAACCCAAGCATGCCCGCCTGCCAGATGTTGTGCCAGTGGTTGGAGAAGTGCCTGAACAGCAGCACCCATGATTATCCCTGTGGCATCATGAACACCCCCTGCCAGTGCTGGGAGGCCCCMAAGAGGAAGCCAGGAAGCTGCTACCGGGGCGGCGTCTACGTGGAAAAATGCACTCCTGTTCCCAAAGACAACGGACGTGATGCTGAGATTATCA AGAGCTGGGCAGGCTGGGGCCGCTGGTCCGTATGCAGCCAAGAGTGTGGCGGCGGAGTCCAGGTGCGCAGCCGAACCTGCCAGCCCGAGGATGGAGTGTGTGAGGGAACAGTGGAGGAAGGCCGTGCCTGCAACCCTCAGCTTTGCATTG GCAAAGAGAGGAACAGAAGCCAAGGTCTGCGTGCCATCATCGGTCTGAAAAGAGACAGCGCTGATGAGTCAAACCCAGGAGCTGTAGCAACTCAAACAG ATGCAAAGACAGATGAGTGGGCCTCTTGGAGCCCATGTTCAGTCTCCTGTGGGGAGGGCTGGCAGAGCCGTTCCCGCCTCTGTGCCACTTCTTCCTTCACCACCCAGTGCACCGGACCCCTGCGCGAGAACCGACAATGCAACAACTCAGTTGTCTGCCCTG TGGATGGTGCTTGGGATGAGTGGACCCCCTGGAGCCTGTGCTCCTCCACATGCGGCCGYGGTTACCGTGACCGTACCCGCACCTGCAAGCAGCCAGAGAATGGAGGACAGCCTTGCCGCGGCCCCACAAGACAAACCAAGTTCTGCAACATCGCTGTCTGCCCAG TGGACGGATCCTGGAATGAGTGGTCCGCCTGGAGTTCCTGCTCTGCCTCTTGCTCCAACGGCACCATGCAGAGAACCAGGGAGTGCAACGGGCCATCTTATGGCGGCTCAGAGTGCCACGGAGGCTGGAAAGAGACAGCAAACTGCTTCCTGAAGGATTGCCCCG TTAATGGAACCTGGCATCCATGGAGCTCATGGGGAAGCTGCAGCAAGACCTGTGGTGGAGGCAtccagcagagacagagagtCTGTGAGGGGCCTTTCTTTGGAGGAGAGTCTTGCCCCGGTGACACCAGAGAGCAAAAGCGCTGCAATGAGAAGAGATGCCCTG agcCCCATGAGATCTGTCCTGAGCACAACACCGGAGACATTGTTTGGAAGAAAACCCCCGCTGGAGATGTCGCTGCTGTTTCCTGCCCCGCTGATGCTTCAG GTCTTATTCTCCGTCGCTGTACCCTTGATGAAAGAGGTTTTGCTTCTTGGGAGAACCCCATTTACACCCAGTGTGTTTCTAAGAACTACGAGAACATTCAGATGCTG TCAAGGGACTACACCACCAAAGCGCAGATCGGGCAAAGCGTTGATGGCGTTGCCGAGGTGATTTCCCGCGTGAGATTTTCCTCTGATGAGAAAGCCAAGTACAGCGGTGACCTTTTGGCCATAATGGAGATCTTGAAGAACACCACAGAGTTGTACAAGGCAACCAGGCTGAGGCTGAGCAACGCCGACGTCGAG AACTACGTCCAGACCATCAGCAACCTACTGAAGGAGGAACATCATGACAAATGGGAAGAGGCACAACTG ATGGGTGCCAATATCAAGGGGTTCCTCCGCCTTGTCGAGGAGTTTGTGAACATGATCGGAGTGCAAATGAGCGGCTTTCAGGACATTTACGAAGTCACTGAGAATCTAG TGCTGAGCATCCACAAGCGCCCAACGACCACCAGCTCCAACTTCACCTTCCCTGTGAAGGGCTGGAGAGGGAGGCCGGACTGGGTCAGTACCTCAGAGGAGAAGATCTCAGTTTCCCGTGACGCTCTGTCCCTTAGATCCGCCG ATGCCAATGATGCTTTTGTGACCGGCATTGTCTTGTACAGAAACCTTTCTTCAGTTATGTCCTTCCAGAG TAACACCACCCTGTTCAACTCCAAGGTGGTGACCGTGATTGTCAGCCCCGCCCCGACTTTCCTGTCGACCCCCGTTGAGGTCGAGTTCCCCCACCTGCGCAAC GACACCATCAATGAAACATGCCTCTCATGGGACGAGAGCGAAAC CTCCTCTCTTCTTGGCTCTTGGTCTGCTCGGAGCTGCAGAGCGGTGYCCGTTCATTCACACAGAACCAAATGCGTGTGTGACAGCCTCTCCACCTTCGCCATTTTAGCGCGCGTCAACTCCGACTCG AACATGGACAGAGCAAACCTCCCGTCCGTTACCCTCATCGTCGGCTGTGGGGTCTCTTCCCTCACCTTGCTGCTCCTCATCATCATCTACGTCTCGGTTTGGAA gtACATTCGCTCAGAGCGCTCTGTTATCCTCATCAACTTCTGCCTCTCCATTATCTGCTCCAACGCCCTCATTCTCGTCGGACAAACTCAGGCTCGCAACAAG GTGATGTGCACTCTTGTTGCTGCCCTGCTCCacttctttttcctctcctccttctgCTGGGTCCTGACAGAAGCTTGGCAGTCCTACATGGCTGTCACTGGTCGTCTGCGCAACCGCATCATCCGCAAGCGCTTCCTGTGCTTAGGCTGGG GACTTCCTGCTCTGGTAGTTGCCGTGTCCGTGGGTTTCACTAAAGCTAAGGGATATGGCACCGTCAGCTA CTGCTGGTTGTCTCTTGAGGGTGGACTTCTCTACTCTTTTGTTGGCCCCGCCGCTGCTGTTGTTTTG gTGAATATGGTCATTGGTATTCTAGTCTTTAACAAGCTYGTTTCCAAGGATGGCATCACCGACGTGAAACTGAAGGAGAGAGCTGG GGCCTCACTGTGGAGCTCTTGCGTGGTTCTCCCCCTCCTCGCTCTCACCTGGATGTCTGCCGTCCTGGCCATCACCGACCGTCGCTCCGCCCTTTTCCAGATCCTCTTTGCCGTTTTCGACTCTTTGGAGGGTTTCATCATCGTCATGGTCCACTGCATCCTGCGTAGAGAG gTTCAGGAGGCTGTGAAGTGCAGAGTAGTTGATCGCAAAGACGATGGGAATGGAGACTCTGGCAGCTCTCATCACAATGGCCATCCTCAGCACATG cAGTCTGATAACGAAAAGGATGGGGACTCAAACAGACAAG GAATGAAGAGCTCTTCTGAAGAAAAGATGCCTCCCCCTCAGATGCCACTTCCCATGGGCTCCAACTTCCACACCCTGCCGTCCAAGGGCAGCCACATGCAGGCCGTTCCCGAGTACTCCAGCCACACGCTCACcctgaagagagagaaaagccgCTTGGCCGGTGGAGTCGACCCGTCCTGCGGGAACCCCGTCTACGTCTGCGAGGGGGAGCTCTTCAAGCAGCTGGATGCRGACCTTGCTCTGGCTCAGGCCGAGGGCAGCATGTCCGACGGCAGCGGCTACGTCCTGATGCCCAACACTACGTCCACCCTGAGGTCCAAGCCCAAAGACGACGCCACAAAGTACAACATCAGCGTGGACCAGCTGCCGCAGGCCAGGCTCATGCACCTCGGTGGACCTTTTGCCGAGCCCCAGGCCGCCTTCGGGATGGGCTCGATCCCRCCCGACCAGGTCAGCGTGTCCTACTCGGAGAGGGACTCGCCCATCCAGAACATCCACAACATGTCCAGCGAGTCGCACATCACCCACAGCAGCCTGGAGAACACCTTTGAGTCCATGAACTCGATGATGTCGAAGAGCGAGACCATTTCCACTCTGTCCATGAGCTCCCTGGAG CGACAGAAATCCCGTTATGCAGAGCTGGACTTTGAG AAAATCATGCACACCAAGAAGCGCCACCAGAACATGTTCCAGGACCTGAACAGGAAGCTGCATCACACCGAGAAAGACAGAGAGTCTCCTCCGTCTGACAGCAAG TCTGTGAGATGGAGTGTGTCTTCCGGAGGAAGTGACAAAACAAACCACAGC GACAAACAGCAGSCTCCCATGGAGAGGTCGTGGGAAGGAGTCCGGGGAATTCCTCAGTCGCCCCCCGCGTGGGTACGCAAAGACATGGAGCCTCTCGCCGCCTCACCTCTGGAGCTTCACTCTGTGGAGTGGGAGAAGACGAGCACCACCATCCCACTGGTGGGGCAGGACATTATTGACCTGCAAACAGAGGTCTGA
- the LOC103472669 gene encoding brain-specific angiogenesis inhibitor 1 isoform X2 has product MAWSALNGPCVALILLFXGLTSCTPSGPASATCATLEQSRFFGVFSSTTTLPSAPCSWTLQNPDPRRYNVYMKITKPTDSCVPRQIKTFQFDSFIETSRTYLGMESFDEVVRLCDASTAVTYLESSKQFLQIRKVAPRNALEVVGQEQGVSEFKAEFLVVGKRNPSMPACQMLCQWLEKCLNSSTHDYPCGIMNTPCQCWEAPKRKPGSCYRGGVYVEKCTPVPKDNGRDAEIIKSWAGWGRWSVCSQECGGGVQVRSRTCQPEDGVCEGTVEEGRACNPQLCIGKERNRSQGLRAIIGLKRDSADESNPGAVATQTDAKTDEWASWSPCSVSCGEGWQSRSRLCATSSFTTQCTGPLRENRQCNNSVVCPVDGAWDEWTPWSLCSSTCGRGYRDRTRTCKQPENGGQPCRGPTRQTKFCNIAVCPVDGSWNEWSAWSSCSASCSNGTMQRTRECNGPSYGGSECHGGWKETANCFLKDCPVNGTWHPWSSWGSCSKTCGGGIQQRQRVCEGPFFGGESCPGDTREQKRCNEKRCPEPHEICPEHNTGDIVWKKTPAGDVAAVSCPADASGLILRRCTLDERGFASWENPIYTQCVSKNYENIQMLSRDYTTKAQIGQSVDGVAEVISRVRFSSDEKAKYSGDLLAIMEILKNTTELYKATRLRLSNADVENYVQTISNLLKEEHHDKWEEAQLMGANIKGFLRLVEEFVNMIGVQMSGFQDIYEVTENLVLSIHKRPTTTSSNFTFPVKGWRGRPDWVSTSEEKISVSRDALSLRSADANDAFVTGIVLYRNLSSVMSFQSNTTLFNSKVVTVIVSPAPTFLSTPVEVEFPHLRNDTINETCLSWDESETSSLLGSWSARSCRAVXVHSHRTKCVCDSLSTFAILARVNSDSNMDRANLPSVTLIVGCGVSSLTLLLLIIIYVSVWKYIRSERSVILINFCLSIICSNALILVGQTQARNKVMCTLVAALLHFFFLSSFCWVLTEAWQSYMAVTGRLRNRIIRKRFLCLGWGLPALVVAVSVGFTKAKGYGTVSYCWLSLEGGLLYSFVGPAAAVVLVNMVIGILVFNKLVSKDGITDVKLKERAGASLWSSCVVLPLLALTWMSAVLAITDRRSALFQILFAVFDSLEGFIIVMVHCILRREVQEAVKCRVVDRKDDGNGDSGSSHHNGHPQHMQSDNEKDGDSNRQGMKSSSEEKMPPPQMPLPMGSNFHTLPSKGSHMQAVPEYSSHTLTLKREKSRLAGGVDPSCGNPVYVCEGELFKQLDADLALAQAEGSMSDGSGYVLMPNTTSTLRSKPKDDATKYNISVDQLPQARLMHLGGPFAEPQAAFGMGSIPPDQVSVSYSERDSPIQNIHNMSSESHITHSSLENTFESMNSMMSKSETISTLSMSSLERQKSRYAELDFEKIMHTKKRHQNMFQDLNRKLHHTEKDRESPPSDSKDKQQXPMERSWEGVRGIPQSPPAWVRKDMEPLAASPLELHSVEWEKTSTTIPLVGQDIIDLQTEV; this is encoded by the exons ATGGCGTGGTCAGCTCTCAACGGCCCCTGCGTGGCCCTAATCCTGCTCTTCWTCGGTTTGACCTCCTGCACTCCCTCTGGACCAGCCTCTGCGACCTGYGCCACCTTGGAGCAGAGTCGCTTCTTTGGCGTGTTCTCCTCTACGACCACCCTGCCTTCCGCTCCTTGCTCCTGGACCCTGCAGAACCCCGATCCACGCCGCTACAAYGTCTACATGAAAATCACCAAGCCCACYGACTCCTGCGTGCCCCGCCAGATCAAGACCTTCCAGTTCGACTCCTTCATCGAGACTTCTCGCACCTACCTGGGTATGGAGAGCTTCGACGAGGTTGTCAGGCTTTGCGAYGCTTCCACTGCCGTCACCTACCTGGAGTCAAGCAAGCAATTCCTGCAGATCCGCAAGGTGGCCCCAAGGAACGCGCTGGAGGTTGTTGGGCAAGAGCAAGGTGTCAGCGAGTTCAAGGCCGAGTTTCTGGTTGTGGGGAAGAGGAACCCAAGCATGCCCGCCTGCCAGATGTTGTGCCAGTGGTTGGAGAAGTGCCTGAACAGCAGCACCCATGATTATCCCTGTGGCATCATGAACACCCCCTGCCAGTGCTGGGAGGCCCCMAAGAGGAAGCCAGGAAGCTGCTACCGGGGCGGCGTCTACGTGGAAAAATGCACTCCTGTTCCCAAAGACAACGGACGTGATGCTGAGATTATCA AGAGCTGGGCAGGCTGGGGCCGCTGGTCCGTATGCAGCCAAGAGTGTGGCGGCGGAGTCCAGGTGCGCAGCCGAACCTGCCAGCCCGAGGATGGAGTGTGTGAGGGAACAGTGGAGGAAGGCCGTGCCTGCAACCCTCAGCTTTGCATTG GCAAAGAGAGGAACAGAAGCCAAGGTCTGCGTGCCATCATCGGTCTGAAAAGAGACAGCGCTGATGAGTCAAACCCAGGAGCTGTAGCAACTCAAACAG ATGCAAAGACAGATGAGTGGGCCTCTTGGAGCCCATGTTCAGTCTCCTGTGGGGAGGGCTGGCAGAGCCGTTCCCGCCTCTGTGCCACTTCTTCCTTCACCACCCAGTGCACCGGACCCCTGCGCGAGAACCGACAATGCAACAACTCAGTTGTCTGCCCTG TGGATGGTGCTTGGGATGAGTGGACCCCCTGGAGCCTGTGCTCCTCCACATGCGGCCGYGGTTACCGTGACCGTACCCGCACCTGCAAGCAGCCAGAGAATGGAGGACAGCCTTGCCGCGGCCCCACAAGACAAACCAAGTTCTGCAACATCGCTGTCTGCCCAG TGGACGGATCCTGGAATGAGTGGTCCGCCTGGAGTTCCTGCTCTGCCTCTTGCTCCAACGGCACCATGCAGAGAACCAGGGAGTGCAACGGGCCATCTTATGGCGGCTCAGAGTGCCACGGAGGCTGGAAAGAGACAGCAAACTGCTTCCTGAAGGATTGCCCCG TTAATGGAACCTGGCATCCATGGAGCTCATGGGGAAGCTGCAGCAAGACCTGTGGTGGAGGCAtccagcagagacagagagtCTGTGAGGGGCCTTTCTTTGGAGGAGAGTCTTGCCCCGGTGACACCAGAGAGCAAAAGCGCTGCAATGAGAAGAGATGCCCTG agcCCCATGAGATCTGTCCTGAGCACAACACCGGAGACATTGTTTGGAAGAAAACCCCCGCTGGAGATGTCGCTGCTGTTTCCTGCCCCGCTGATGCTTCAG GTCTTATTCTCCGTCGCTGTACCCTTGATGAAAGAGGTTTTGCTTCTTGGGAGAACCCCATTTACACCCAGTGTGTTTCTAAGAACTACGAGAACATTCAGATGCTG TCAAGGGACTACACCACCAAAGCGCAGATCGGGCAAAGCGTTGATGGCGTTGCCGAGGTGATTTCCCGCGTGAGATTTTCCTCTGATGAGAAAGCCAAGTACAGCGGTGACCTTTTGGCCATAATGGAGATCTTGAAGAACACCACAGAGTTGTACAAGGCAACCAGGCTGAGGCTGAGCAACGCCGACGTCGAG AACTACGTCCAGACCATCAGCAACCTACTGAAGGAGGAACATCATGACAAATGGGAAGAGGCACAACTG ATGGGTGCCAATATCAAGGGGTTCCTCCGCCTTGTCGAGGAGTTTGTGAACATGATCGGAGTGCAAATGAGCGGCTTTCAGGACATTTACGAAGTCACTGAGAATCTAG TGCTGAGCATCCACAAGCGCCCAACGACCACCAGCTCCAACTTCACCTTCCCTGTGAAGGGCTGGAGAGGGAGGCCGGACTGGGTCAGTACCTCAGAGGAGAAGATCTCAGTTTCCCGTGACGCTCTGTCCCTTAGATCCGCCG ATGCCAATGATGCTTTTGTGACCGGCATTGTCTTGTACAGAAACCTTTCTTCAGTTATGTCCTTCCAGAG TAACACCACCCTGTTCAACTCCAAGGTGGTGACCGTGATTGTCAGCCCCGCCCCGACTTTCCTGTCGACCCCCGTTGAGGTCGAGTTCCCCCACCTGCGCAAC GACACCATCAATGAAACATGCCTCTCATGGGACGAGAGCGAAAC CTCCTCTCTTCTTGGCTCTTGGTCTGCTCGGAGCTGCAGAGCGGTGYCCGTTCATTCACACAGAACCAAATGCGTGTGTGACAGCCTCTCCACCTTCGCCATTTTAGCGCGCGTCAACTCCGACTCG AACATGGACAGAGCAAACCTCCCGTCCGTTACCCTCATCGTCGGCTGTGGGGTCTCTTCCCTCACCTTGCTGCTCCTCATCATCATCTACGTCTCGGTTTGGAA gtACATTCGCTCAGAGCGCTCTGTTATCCTCATCAACTTCTGCCTCTCCATTATCTGCTCCAACGCCCTCATTCTCGTCGGACAAACTCAGGCTCGCAACAAG GTGATGTGCACTCTTGTTGCTGCCCTGCTCCacttctttttcctctcctccttctgCTGGGTCCTGACAGAAGCTTGGCAGTCCTACATGGCTGTCACTGGTCGTCTGCGCAACCGCATCATCCGCAAGCGCTTCCTGTGCTTAGGCTGGG GACTTCCTGCTCTGGTAGTTGCCGTGTCCGTGGGTTTCACTAAAGCTAAGGGATATGGCACCGTCAGCTA CTGCTGGTTGTCTCTTGAGGGTGGACTTCTCTACTCTTTTGTTGGCCCCGCCGCTGCTGTTGTTTTG gTGAATATGGTCATTGGTATTCTAGTCTTTAACAAGCTYGTTTCCAAGGATGGCATCACCGACGTGAAACTGAAGGAGAGAGCTGG GGCCTCACTGTGGAGCTCTTGCGTGGTTCTCCCCCTCCTCGCTCTCACCTGGATGTCTGCCGTCCTGGCCATCACCGACCGTCGCTCCGCCCTTTTCCAGATCCTCTTTGCCGTTTTCGACTCTTTGGAGGGTTTCATCATCGTCATGGTCCACTGCATCCTGCGTAGAGAG gTTCAGGAGGCTGTGAAGTGCAGAGTAGTTGATCGCAAAGACGATGGGAATGGAGACTCTGGCAGCTCTCATCACAATGGCCATCCTCAGCACATG cAGTCTGATAACGAAAAGGATGGGGACTCAAACAGACAAG GAATGAAGAGCTCTTCTGAAGAAAAGATGCCTCCCCCTCAGATGCCACTTCCCATGGGCTCCAACTTCCACACCCTGCCGTCCAAGGGCAGCCACATGCAGGCCGTTCCCGAGTACTCCAGCCACACGCTCACcctgaagagagagaaaagccgCTTGGCCGGTGGAGTCGACCCGTCCTGCGGGAACCCCGTCTACGTCTGCGAGGGGGAGCTCTTCAAGCAGCTGGATGCRGACCTTGCTCTGGCTCAGGCCGAGGGCAGCATGTCCGACGGCAGCGGCTACGTCCTGATGCCCAACACTACGTCCACCCTGAGGTCCAAGCCCAAAGACGACGCCACAAAGTACAACATCAGCGTGGACCAGCTGCCGCAGGCCAGGCTCATGCACCTCGGTGGACCTTTTGCCGAGCCCCAGGCCGCCTTCGGGATGGGCTCGATCCCRCCCGACCAGGTCAGCGTGTCCTACTCGGAGAGGGACTCGCCCATCCAGAACATCCACAACATGTCCAGCGAGTCGCACATCACCCACAGCAGCCTGGAGAACACCTTTGAGTCCATGAACTCGATGATGTCGAAGAGCGAGACCATTTCCACTCTGTCCATGAGCTCCCTGGAG CGACAGAAATCCCGTTATGCAGAGCTGGACTTTGAG AAAATCATGCACACCAAGAAGCGCCACCAGAACATGTTCCAGGACCTGAACAGGAAGCTGCATCACACCGAGAAAGACAGAGAGTCTCCTCCGTCTGACAGCAAG GACAAACAGCAGSCTCCCATGGAGAGGTCGTGGGAAGGAGTCCGGGGAATTCCTCAGTCGCCCCCCGCGTGGGTACGCAAAGACATGGAGCCTCTCGCCGCCTCACCTCTGGAGCTTCACTCTGTGGAGTGGGAGAAGACGAGCACCACCATCCCACTGGTGGGGCAGGACATTATTGACCTGCAAACAGAGGTCTGA